From the genome of Clostridium sp. BNL1100, one region includes:
- a CDS encoding HypC/HybG/HupF family hydrogenase formation chaperone, producing MCLGLPAKVVSIDGNSGNVEMMGVTNKVSIELLDNVQVGDYVLVHAGCAIQVLDEEEALRTIDIFNEIKELGIK from the coding sequence ATGTGTTTGGGATTACCTGCAAAGGTTGTAAGTATTGATGGTAACAGCGGTAATGTTGAAATGATGGGAGTAACAAACAAGGTTTCCATAGAGCTTTTGGACAACGTACAGGTGGGTGACTATGTTCTTGTGCATGCAGGGTGTGCCATACAAGTTCTTGATGAGGAAGAGGCACTTAGAACCATAGACATTTTCAACGAAATAAAGGAGCTAGGCATTAAATGA
- a CDS encoding efflux RND transporter periplasmic adaptor subunit: protein MKKKIIIGVSLAVVIVALITVGIVKNAGSVGSGAVFTVQTGEIKKGDVSSFISANGTVSEIEKSEVYIDNPVKVTKLYVKQNDTVKKGQKLADIDLDDLNTQLETQKLQKKSQELLLRKAMTADTTISTVNNQNEIKAAENDVASKQRAYEQALKNRNEKKALYDAEAISKVELDSAENTLKDAEDILSVAKLTLQAKKDAQNETSKTNSKSKAAQQIDIESQQVTIQTTEVAIKDLENKIKKYKASMFSTMDGIVSQVNVAEGSYTMAGQPVFVVINPDKLEVKLNINEFNAKLLKPGQAVELSGDSIPETEEVTGKVKSVAPMAKANTTNTGSSETVIPVVISIDNITPSMKPGITVSCDIKTVDISNVLTVDLDMMGQDKDDSKYVFVISPDKKTMQKKKIELGTTSDMKAELVGGGLKEGDLVVMNPNPAYKDGARVKIKD, encoded by the coding sequence ATGAAAAAGAAGATAATTATTGGGGTGAGTCTGGCAGTTGTTATAGTGGCTCTAATTACTGTCGGTATAGTGAAAAATGCTGGATCAGTCGGTTCAGGGGCTGTTTTTACAGTACAGACAGGTGAAATAAAAAAAGGTGATGTCAGTTCATTTATTTCTGCAAATGGTACAGTTTCTGAAATAGAAAAATCTGAGGTGTACATTGATAATCCGGTGAAAGTAACCAAGCTATATGTAAAGCAGAATGACACCGTTAAAAAGGGACAAAAACTTGCAGATATAGATTTAGATGACCTGAATACCCAACTTGAAACTCAAAAGCTCCAAAAGAAAAGTCAGGAATTGCTATTAAGAAAGGCAATGACAGCTGATACAACAATTAGTACAGTAAATAATCAGAATGAAATAAAAGCAGCAGAAAATGATGTTGCTTCAAAACAGAGGGCATATGAACAGGCACTTAAAAACCGCAACGAGAAAAAGGCTTTATATGATGCTGAGGCTATATCAAAGGTTGAACTTGATAGTGCTGAGAATACATTAAAAGATGCCGAGGATATACTGAGTGTTGCAAAATTAACACTTCAGGCAAAGAAAGATGCCCAAAACGAGACCAGTAAAACAAACAGTAAATCAAAAGCAGCACAGCAAATAGATATAGAGTCACAGCAGGTTACAATACAAACAACAGAAGTTGCAATTAAGGACCTTGAAAACAAGATTAAGAAATATAAGGCTTCAATGTTCAGTACAATGGATGGAATTGTATCTCAGGTAAATGTTGCAGAGGGCTCATACACAATGGCAGGCCAGCCTGTATTTGTGGTTATTAATCCTGATAAGTTGGAAGTTAAGCTTAATATAAATGAGTTTAATGCGAAACTTTTGAAGCCTGGGCAAGCTGTGGAACTAAGTGGAGATTCTATTCCTGAAACAGAAGAAGTCACTGGTAAGGTTAAAAGTGTAGCTCCTATGGCAAAAGCAAATACCACCAACACCGGTTCTTCTGAAACAGTTATTCCTGTAGTCATCAGCATTGATAATATTACGCCTTCTATGAAGCCTGGCATTACTGTAAGCTGTGATATTAAGACTGTGGATATTTCAAATGTCCTTACTGTAGATCTTGATATGATGGGTCAGGACAAGGATGATAGCAAGTATGTATTTGTAATAAGCCCTGACAAAAAGACCATGCAGAAAAAGAAAATTGAGCTTGGCACAACTTCTGATATGAAAGCAGAATTGGTAGGCGGCGGATTAAAGGAAGGCGACCTTGTTGTTATGAATCCAAACCCTGCATATAAGGACGGAGCCCGTGTTAAAATTAAAGATTAG
- the hypD gene encoding hydrogenase formation protein HypD gives MRNYIDEFRDSEVIGKIVQSLQGYSGRRLKIMEVCGTHTMAISRYGLRSLLPPQIELISGPGCPVCVTPTSYIDSATELADNKNVIITTFGDMMRIPGNNSTLIHKKAQGSNVQMVYSPLNAVELARENPDKEVVFLSVGFETTTPVIALSVSKAKSEGIKNYSVLTANKTMPEAIKTLAGDNELMIDGFLYPGHVSAIIGTDFFTYVAYNMEKAGVVAGFEPLDILYSIKVLVDNITNGKKVLENMYSRIVSKEGNVKAQQKMYEVFEPVDSVWRGIGMIPKSGLGIVKEYEMFDTAKKFDIKQNDTPEPKGCLCGEVLKGKKRPGDCKLFKKRCTPENPVGSCMVSSEGTCAAYYKYGG, from the coding sequence ATGAGAAACTATATAGATGAATTCAGGGACAGCGAGGTTATAGGCAAAATTGTGCAAAGTCTTCAAGGTTACTCTGGACGCAGACTAAAGATAATGGAAGTATGCGGAACTCATACGATGGCTATTTCAAGATATGGACTCCGTTCCCTGCTACCCCCTCAGATAGAACTGATTTCCGGGCCGGGATGTCCTGTCTGCGTAACGCCTACATCATATATTGACAGTGCGACAGAACTTGCAGATAACAAAAATGTTATTATTACAACTTTCGGGGACATGATGAGAATCCCGGGGAATAACAGTACACTGATTCACAAAAAGGCCCAAGGCAGCAACGTCCAAATGGTATATTCTCCGCTTAACGCAGTGGAATTGGCGAGAGAGAATCCAGATAAGGAGGTTGTTTTTTTATCAGTTGGTTTTGAAACAACAACGCCGGTAATAGCACTTTCTGTGTCAAAGGCAAAAAGTGAGGGTATAAAGAATTATTCAGTTCTAACTGCAAACAAGACTATGCCGGAAGCAATAAAAACTCTGGCAGGCGACAATGAATTAATGATTGATGGATTTTTGTATCCGGGACATGTTTCTGCAATAATAGGAACAGACTTTTTTACCTATGTGGCGTATAATATGGAAAAGGCTGGTGTAGTCGCAGGTTTTGAACCTTTGGATATACTCTATTCCATTAAGGTTCTGGTAGATAATATTACAAATGGGAAAAAAGTTTTAGAAAATATGTATTCAAGAATAGTATCAAAGGAAGGAAATGTTAAGGCGCAACAAAAAATGTACGAAGTTTTTGAGCCTGTAGATTCTGTTTGGCGTGGAATAGGAATGATTCCCAAATCAGGTCTTGGTATTGTAAAAGAATATGAAATGTTCGATACTGCAAAAAAGTTTGATATTAAACAAAATGATACACCTGAACCAAAAGGATGTTTGTGCGGGGAAGTTCTTAAAGGGAAAAAACGTCCTGGAGACTGCAAGCTTTTCAAAAAAAGATGTACTCCAGAAAACCCGGTAGGTTCGTGTATGGTTTCTTCTGAAGGAACCTGTGCTGCTTATTATAAATACGGAGGATAA
- the hypE gene encoding hydrogenase expression/formation protein HypE codes for MEKNMITIAHGSGGTATSKLIEQIFKKHFSNDILSQGDDSARLDIGDARNLVFTTDSFVVTPIFFNGGNIGKLAVCGTVNDLATSGAKPLYLSCGFIIEEGFGMDELERIVEAMSATAIECGVKIVTGDTKVVQKGAADKIFINTSGIGIIPDGLNISGRNAKVGDKIIISGTIGDHGSSIFLERESIGFNADIKSDCAPLSGMVQDILSVVPDVHVLRDPTRGGVATTLNEIAVQSNVSILIREDSLPVKREVQGVCELLGMDPLYMANEGKMLCFVGEDKADKVLEALHKNKYGKDARIIGEVTEVGQPKVLLKALSGGSRIISVLAGDQLPRIC; via the coding sequence ATGGAAAAAAATATGATAACCATAGCTCACGGTAGTGGTGGGACAGCTACTTCAAAGCTGATAGAGCAGATATTTAAGAAGCACTTTAGTAATGACATACTGTCACAGGGAGATGACAGTGCAAGATTAGATATAGGTGATGCCAGGAATCTGGTATTTACTACTGACAGTTTTGTTGTTACTCCAATCTTTTTTAATGGTGGCAACATAGGCAAACTGGCAGTATGCGGTACGGTAAACGATCTGGCAACAAGCGGAGCCAAACCTCTTTATTTAAGCTGCGGATTCATTATAGAAGAAGGTTTTGGTATGGACGAACTGGAAAGAATAGTTGAAGCTATGAGTGCAACTGCCATTGAATGTGGCGTCAAAATAGTTACAGGCGACACAAAGGTAGTTCAAAAGGGGGCGGCTGACAAAATATTCATAAATACTTCGGGTATAGGGATAATCCCCGATGGATTGAACATTTCCGGCAGAAATGCAAAAGTTGGAGACAAAATAATAATATCCGGTACTATAGGCGACCATGGAAGCAGTATTTTTCTCGAAAGGGAAAGCATAGGCTTTAATGCTGATATTAAGAGTGATTGTGCTCCTTTGTCCGGCATGGTTCAGGATATATTATCTGTTGTCCCGGACGTTCATGTTTTGAGAGACCCTACCAGAGGAGGAGTTGCCACAACCCTGAATGAGATAGCTGTTCAGAGTAATGTTTCCATTTTGATAAGGGAAGACAGCTTGCCTGTTAAGCGTGAGGTTCAGGGAGTCTGCGAGCTTTTGGGCATGGACCCTTTATATATGGCTAATGAGGGAAAAATGCTTTGTTTTGTTGGTGAAGATAAGGCAGATAAAGTATTAGAAGCACTTCATAAGAACAAATACGGAAAAGATGCAAGAATAATAGGAGAGGTGACTGAGGTGGGACAACCCAAGGTTCTGCTAAAGGCACTCAGCGGCGGAAGCAGAATTATCAGTGTTCTTGCAGGGGATCAGCTCCCACGTATATGCTAA
- the hypF gene encoding carbamoyltransferase HypF — translation MTGYRIIITGIVQGVGFRPFIFNLAESFGIKGWVGNSDSNVIIEIDGDFQMAADFIDEIKKSAPVLSVIESIEYNEVEYQGFRDFEIRHSQKNSKGPVFISPDVATCGDCLREMKDKSDRRYKYPFINCTNCGPRFTIIKNIPYDRDKTTMACFEMCENCRQEYTKPSDRRYHAQPVSCHDCGPSLSVADETGKVIQEIKTSSQCIRYTADMIKKGYIVAVKGIGGYHLACDGLNKEAVDRLRTRKHRDDKPFAVMLKDLKTAEKYCSISPAEMSILNSPASPIVLLERIDVGILPESIAHLNSYLGVMLPYTPVHHLLFEEEGFPELLVMTSGNLSSEPIFYRDEEAIQGLEGIADAYLTNNREIYIRTDDSVTRVFKDKEYIIRRARGYVPKPVSINVHELLDLDEDIQIPSVLACGGELKNVFCLNKGKNFYLSHHIGDLENESTNVAFRNGIEHFKRLFDISPQCIAYDLHPNYYSSQYALSQPDINKIALQHHKAHIASCMAENRLKGDVIGVSFDGTGYGEDGNIWGGEFFTGGYYGFRRAGQLDYVMMPGSDSAVKHPWRMALSYLYASEQGMFDNIMEIADKLPAFKDRSKEEIIFTIKMLEKRINSPFTSSMGRFFDAVSALLGIKTDISYEGQAAIELEYYADLCCTEPYHFDINNAEFEEEFKVNTSCIIKQIVNDILTGNGLEYISTRFHATIADIVLQGCLNIRSRNDLNNVVLSGGVFQNVTLLQITVDLLEEQGFKVFVHSEVPANDGGISLGQSIMAIAQMMEKR, via the coding sequence GATGGAGATTTTCAGATGGCGGCCGATTTTATAGATGAAATAAAAAAATCGGCACCCGTTTTATCAGTAATTGAATCAATAGAATATAATGAGGTAGAATATCAAGGCTTTAGGGATTTTGAAATAAGGCATAGCCAAAAAAATTCCAAGGGGCCTGTTTTCATTTCACCTGATGTTGCCACTTGTGGCGATTGTCTAAGAGAAATGAAAGATAAAAGTGACAGAAGATATAAGTATCCATTTATTAACTGTACCAACTGCGGTCCAAGGTTTACCATAATAAAAAATATCCCTTATGACCGGGATAAGACTACTATGGCCTGTTTTGAAATGTGTGAAAATTGCAGGCAGGAGTACACTAAACCTTCTGACAGACGGTATCATGCACAGCCCGTTTCTTGCCATGACTGCGGCCCTAGTCTAAGTGTTGCCGATGAAACAGGTAAAGTGATACAAGAAATTAAAACCAGCAGTCAATGTATTCGGTACACTGCTGACATGATTAAAAAGGGCTATATTGTTGCTGTAAAAGGAATAGGCGGATATCACCTAGCCTGCGATGGACTTAACAAAGAGGCCGTTGACAGACTCAGAACCAGAAAACATAGAGATGACAAGCCTTTTGCGGTTATGTTAAAAGATTTAAAGACAGCTGAAAAATACTGTTCAATCAGTCCTGCTGAAATGAGTATATTAAATTCACCTGCAAGTCCCATAGTTTTACTTGAAAGAATAGATGTCGGTATACTGCCTGAATCCATCGCTCATCTTAACAGTTACCTTGGGGTTATGCTGCCCTATACTCCCGTTCATCATCTGTTGTTTGAGGAAGAAGGTTTTCCTGAGCTTTTGGTTATGACCAGCGGAAACTTGAGCAGCGAACCGATTTTTTACCGAGACGAGGAGGCAATACAAGGACTTGAAGGAATTGCAGACGCCTACCTAACCAACAACAGGGAAATATATATAAGAACAGATGACTCCGTAACCAGGGTTTTCAAGGACAAAGAATACATCATAAGAAGGGCGAGGGGATATGTACCAAAGCCTGTTTCTATAAATGTACACGAATTGCTTGACTTGGACGAAGATATTCAAATACCTTCGGTTCTTGCCTGCGGAGGAGAACTCAAAAATGTTTTTTGCTTGAATAAAGGAAAGAACTTTTATTTGAGTCATCATATCGGGGATTTAGAAAACGAAAGTACAAATGTTGCTTTTCGTAATGGGATTGAACACTTTAAACGATTGTTTGATATTTCACCCCAATGCATAGCATATGATCTTCACCCCAATTACTATTCATCCCAATATGCACTTAGTCAACCGGATATTAATAAAATTGCCCTTCAGCATCACAAGGCACATATTGCCTCATGTATGGCAGAAAACCGGCTGAAAGGTGATGTAATAGGAGTGTCCTTTGATGGAACAGGCTACGGTGAGGATGGTAACATATGGGGCGGAGAGTTTTTTACGGGAGGCTATTATGGTTTCCGTAGAGCCGGACAACTGGATTATGTTATGATGCCGGGAAGTGATTCGGCAGTAAAACATCCTTGGCGTATGGCTTTAAGCTACTTATATGCCTCAGAGCAGGGTATGTTTGATAACATAATGGAAATAGCGGATAAGCTTCCGGCATTTAAAGATAGAAGTAAGGAAGAGATAATTTTTACAATAAAAATGCTGGAAAAGAGAATAAACAGTCCGTTTACTTCAAGTATGGGTCGTTTTTTTGATGCGGTTTCGGCTTTACTTGGTATTAAAACAGATATCAGCTATGAAGGACAGGCCGCTATTGAATTGGAATATTATGCAGATTTATGCTGCACCGAACCATACCATTTCGATATTAACAATGCTGAATTTGAAGAAGAATTTAAAGTTAACACAAGCTGTATTATTAAGCAGATTGTTAATGATATTCTGACGGGAAACGGTCTGGAGTACATCTCAACCAGATTTCATGCCACAATAGCGGATATTGTACTTCAAGGATGTTTGAATATCAGAAGCAGGAATGATTTGAATAATGTAGTTTTAAGCGGAGGAGTATTTCAAAATGTAACTCTTCTTCAAATAACAGTGGATTTATTGGAAGAACAAGGATTTAAGGTCTTTGTTCATTCCGAGGTTCCTGCAAATGATGGAGGAATCTCATTGGGACAATCAATAATGGCAATTGCACAAATGATGGAAAAGAGATAA
- a CDS encoding Yip1 family protein: MEENTQVSVNGAVNLPQSSQMNFLKRVAGMFFWPGKAMDNLAERPRIAFPFIFLPIVQLVAMLAMIPMYKEFVRNNTQELLTQKNLEITTEQLNTSVNLAMITGPAAGAIGVVITWVLGALILWGIIKIFKGQGSFKQVLSITGYAGVITILSTVVHVIKTNITGVYDILSYTSMAVLMPKMDGNFIYGMAKFLDVFSIWQYVVIAIGVAAVSKMPKKKAYLIVAAIFVIQLLYAGITEFRMAGLM; the protein is encoded by the coding sequence ATGGAAGAAAATACTCAAGTATCTGTTAACGGAGCTGTTAATCTCCCGCAAAGCAGTCAGATGAACTTCTTAAAAAGGGTAGCAGGAATGTTTTTCTGGCCGGGAAAAGCAATGGATAACCTTGCAGAAAGACCTAGAATAGCGTTTCCTTTTATTTTCCTGCCAATTGTTCAACTGGTAGCTATGTTGGCAATGATTCCAATGTACAAGGAGTTTGTTAGAAATAACACACAAGAATTGCTTACCCAAAAAAACCTTGAAATTACAACGGAGCAATTAAACACATCTGTAAATCTTGCAATGATTACAGGGCCAGCCGCAGGGGCTATAGGTGTTGTTATAACCTGGGTTCTGGGTGCCTTGATTTTATGGGGAATCATTAAAATATTCAAAGGACAGGGCAGTTTTAAACAGGTACTATCAATAACAGGGTATGCCGGTGTAATTACAATACTTTCAACCGTGGTACATGTAATTAAAACAAATATTACAGGTGTTTACGACATTTTGAGCTATACCAGCATGGCTGTACTAATGCCTAAGATGGATGGAAACTTTATTTATGGTATGGCCAAATTTTTGGATGTATTCAGTATATGGCAGTATGTAGTTATTGCTATAGGTGTTGCAGCAGTTAGTAAGATGCCTAAAAAGAAGGCGTATTTGATTGTAGCTGCTATATTTGTTATTCAATTGCTCTATGCAGGGATAACTGAATTTAGGATGGCAGGATTAATGTAG
- a CDS encoding ABC transporter ATP-binding protein, translating into MIISIKDLGKVYKNGQIEVEALRNVNVNINKEEFVAIMGPSGSGKSTLMNIIGCLDKSTTGEYWLDGVNISTLNEIELAKVRNRKIGFVFQSFNLLPRITALQNVELPMIYAGVGAKERRKRAMLALERVGLEKRVHHKPNEMSGGQKQRVAIARSLVNSPAIILADEPTGNLDSTAGEEIMTVFQDLNREGVTIVLVTHEPDIADHTKRVLRFKDGMLRSDDTVQNPLDARIVLSQYKEEA; encoded by the coding sequence ATGATAATATCAATAAAGGATTTAGGCAAGGTCTATAAAAATGGACAGATAGAGGTTGAGGCGCTAAGGAATGTCAATGTAAATATAAACAAGGAAGAATTTGTTGCAATAATGGGGCCGTCGGGTTCAGGAAAATCAACGCTAATGAATATAATAGGCTGTCTTGACAAATCCACAACAGGGGAATACTGGCTGGATGGAGTCAATATTTCTACACTGAACGAAATTGAACTGGCTAAGGTAAGAAACCGTAAAATAGGTTTTGTTTTTCAATCATTCAATCTACTTCCAAGAATTACTGCATTGCAAAACGTAGAACTTCCAATGATATATGCCGGGGTAGGTGCTAAGGAAAGGCGTAAAAGAGCTATGCTGGCATTGGAGCGGGTTGGTCTTGAGAAAAGGGTGCATCACAAGCCAAACGAAATGTCCGGAGGACAGAAGCAGAGGGTTGCTATAGCCAGATCCCTTGTAAATTCTCCCGCCATAATACTTGCCGATGAACCGACAGGTAACCTTGACAGTACGGCAGGGGAAGAAATAATGACGGTATTTCAGGATTTGAACCGTGAAGGAGTTACCATTGTACTTGTAACTCACGAGCCGGACATTGCAGATCATACTAAAAGAGTATTACGATTTAAAGACGGTATGCTCAGAAGTGATGATACAGTCCAAAACCCACTTGATGCAAGAATTGTATTAAGTCAGTACAAAGAGGAAGCCTAG
- a CDS encoding ABC transporter permease, protein MNIIESFKQALSSLRANKLRSVLTMIGIIMGVFSVITIVAIGNATQSYVDSEFAKIGANILIVSYKTDSLSTNDMLSSEDLKAISKGVKDIKNIGTNISRSGTIRLDSKTRNASINGISSQYKDIVPVDMAQGRMINEIDNSTRSNVVVIDEEFAKANFGKQNPLGQKLKVTLGSGSTLRLRVVGVTKTEETPFGGMIDNESRPVSLTIPMTTLQSYYPDSDQFNYIYISVDEKDKTSLKNIADEIIKTLENKHGNKDKYTIQFYSDFQDGLNTVLNVISSVLLVIAVITLIVGGIGIVNILLVSVTERIREIGVRKALGARKRDIVIQFITESIILTGISGVIGIILGILGGFIISSLVKIPPVLNIQVIVLAFMGSIALGLLFGVYPAKRAADLDPIESLRYE, encoded by the coding sequence ATGAATATAATTGAGAGCTTTAAACAGGCTTTATCGAGTCTTAGAGCAAACAAGCTCCGTTCCGTCCTGACGATGATCGGTATAATTATGGGTGTGTTTTCGGTTATAACTATTGTAGCAATCGGAAATGCGACGCAAAGCTATGTGGACAGCGAATTTGCAAAAATCGGAGCAAACATACTAATCGTATCCTATAAGACAGACAGTCTGAGTACAAATGATATGCTGTCTAGTGAGGATTTAAAGGCTATAAGTAAAGGCGTTAAAGATATAAAAAATATCGGAACCAACATTAGCAGATCAGGAACCATCCGGCTTGATAGCAAAACAAGAAATGCAAGTATAAATGGTATATCATCTCAGTATAAGGACATTGTACCTGTGGATATGGCACAGGGAAGAATGATAAATGAGATTGATAACTCTACAAGATCAAATGTTGTTGTAATCGATGAAGAATTTGCAAAAGCCAATTTTGGAAAGCAAAATCCCCTCGGTCAAAAACTAAAGGTAACACTTGGCTCAGGAAGTACTTTGAGACTGAGGGTAGTAGGAGTTACTAAAACTGAAGAAACTCCATTCGGAGGTATGATTGATAATGAAAGCAGACCGGTAAGCCTTACAATACCTATGACTACGCTTCAATCATATTATCCTGATTCAGACCAGTTTAACTACATTTACATTTCGGTAGATGAAAAGGATAAGACTTCTCTGAAAAATATAGCTGATGAAATAATAAAAACCCTTGAAAATAAGCATGGAAATAAGGATAAATATACAATACAATTCTATTCTGATTTTCAGGACGGCTTGAATACCGTACTAAATGTTATATCCTCAGTACTTCTTGTTATAGCTGTAATAACATTGATTGTAGGAGGTATAGGAATAGTAAACATACTTCTGGTTTCTGTTACTGAGCGTATAAGGGAGATTGGTGTAAGAAAGGCTCTGGGTGCCAGAAAACGAGATATAGTAATACAGTTTATAACCGAGTCAATTATACTTACGGGAATAAGTGGTGTAATTGGTATTATTTTAGGCATTTTGGGTGGATTTATAATTTCATCACTTGTAAAAATTCCACCGGTACTGAATATACAAGTAATTGTACTTGCCTTTATGGGATCTATTGCTTTAGGACTGTTGTTTGGAGTTTATCCTGCAAAACGGGCAGCAGATCTTGATCCGATAGAATCACTGAGATACGAATAA
- a CDS encoding pitrilysin family protein — MIGTHVEEKLCKLFEKNGIEVYNINSNRFKTNTINIFFQDNLNKDTVALNALFPSVLRRGCKGLPTIKEINLYLEKLYGAVFDCGIVKKGERQIIHFYFEYISDKYTNDSQRNFEKAFEFLINIIFRPELKDGSFNEQYVEQEKHNLKTIVEGRTNDKVQYSMERCFELMCKDEPFGLYEYGTVEQIDEITNDKLYDHYKKKIASLPAQIFITGEIDDKDAVFVKEKLSHVERSTPQKLNSSIILKCVKDVREYEDKMDVNQAKLCMGFRTHVQPDDNDYYALMVFNGLLGGGMHSKLFQNVREKAGLAYYVYAGLEKFKGLMVIASGIDINNKNTAQEIIMKQLDEIRSGNITEYEYEATLKSIKTGIMSLKDSQLYVVDFYLSQLINGTHDTMENLVEKINRVTVDDIIKVADKVQLDTIYFLTSKSHESN; from the coding sequence ATGATCGGTACCCATGTAGAGGAAAAGCTATGCAAATTGTTTGAAAAGAACGGAATAGAGGTTTACAATATTAATTCAAATAGATTTAAAACAAATACAATCAACATTTTCTTTCAGGATAATTTGAACAAGGATACAGTTGCTTTAAACGCACTTTTTCCTTCGGTATTGAGAAGAGGCTGCAAGGGGCTTCCTACTATAAAAGAAATTAATTTATATCTTGAAAAGCTTTACGGTGCAGTGTTTGACTGCGGTATTGTAAAAAAAGGCGAAAGACAGATAATACATTTTTATTTTGAATATATTTCAGATAAGTATACTAATGATAGCCAAAGAAACTTTGAAAAGGCATTTGAATTTCTTATTAATATCATTTTCCGACCTGAACTTAAGGATGGTTCGTTTAATGAACAGTATGTAGAACAGGAAAAGCACAATCTGAAAACGATTGTTGAAGGCAGAACAAATGACAAGGTTCAATACAGCATGGAAAGATGCTTTGAGCTAATGTGCAAGGACGAACCCTTTGGTCTGTATGAATACGGTACTGTAGAGCAAATAGATGAGATAACCAATGACAAGCTTTATGACCATTATAAGAAGAAAATAGCATCACTTCCAGCACAAATTTTTATAACCGGAGAAATCGATGATAAAGATGCTGTTTTTGTAAAGGAAAAGCTGTCCCATGTGGAAAGAAGTACACCTCAAAAACTGAATTCCAGTATTATACTTAAATGTGTTAAAGACGTAAGGGAATATGAAGACAAAATGGACGTTAATCAGGCAAAACTGTGTATGGGTTTCAGGACACATGTTCAGCCTGACGATAATGATTATTATGCACTGATGGTCTTTAACGGTTTACTGGGAGGGGGTATGCATTCAAAACTCTTTCAGAACGTCAGAGAGAAAGCAGGGCTTGCGTACTATGTCTATGCCGGGTTGGAAAAGTTTAAGGGTTTGATGGTTATTGCAAGCGGTATTGACATAAATAACAAAAATACCGCTCAGGAAATAATTATGAAACAGTTGGATGAAATACGTTCCGGGAACATAACGGAGTATGAATATGAAGCAACCTTGAAGTCTATAAAAACCGGAATAATGTCACTAAAAGACAGTCAGCTTTACGTGGTTGATTTTTATCTGAGTCAGTTAATTAACGGTACACATGATACTATGGAAAACTTGGTAGAAAAAATAAACAGGGTGACGGTAGACGATATTATCAAGGTGGCAGATAAGGTGCAGTTGGATACGATATATTTCTTGACTTCAAAATCACATGAAAGCAACTAA